ACAATGGAAAGTCACTGACAGATAAGGTATCAATGTTTTGTGCTACAGTGTAGGGTAGGTATTTGTTACATAGTAACATATAGTCAGTCTGGCTGCAtgcaacatactgtacatacagtataatagttaTGTGTAAAAGTTCCTTgttgtatatatagctaagtacGTATATATAGACATGCCAGAAGAGATAAGTAGTACTGCATGATTTCCCCTATAGCTACTTATTATGTAATTCAGTCTAACATGTGTATTCCTATTATGTATCCATAAAAAATGCTTTGACAGTACAGTGCAAATGACTTACATACGTATAACTCAATAATGTATTCACGAATTCTGATACAGATACTAATTAAGTTTGCTACATCACATAATGGCCCATACTGAAcatacagctatatatatatatatgcatatatatatatatgcatactgTAATTGTGCTACTGTACGTGTATGTGTTTAAGTACACGTTCAAAAATGATGCACTTGGTTGCTAAGTTGATAATCCACATACTTACTATATGAGAGCAGGACAGCAAACATTGCATTCATTATAAGCTATCACTACACATGATAATAATTGATAGCTACTTCACACATGGAATGGAAGAATATATGTACAACACCTACTGTAGTTATAGATATAAACATAAGCTATTGTGCATGTATCAGAGTCTAAGCAATTTACATAAATGAGGTGTTAACTATTCAGTTAAAGTGCCATGGAATGTTTATTTATGGATCACCAATTTCAATGGAGAGCAAAATGGAGTCTCTATAGTGAGCAAATCTGGAATTAGTGCTCTGAGCATCTTCCTCTACTTCTTTAACAGTTTCACTACACAAAAGAACAACAATAATCAAGTACATAACTAACCAAAACTACAATATCTAAACAACTACAAGTATGCAGTAAGTCATTTTGCAAAACAGTTAGTTATGTGTATCAATGACCTGAACCTAAATGGTATCCTTATTATATCATAGACACAACAGATAATACTAACGTGAAGCTCATTATAAGCTTAGTCAGAGTCGGTGCTAACAATTCATGCAATAGTGCAAATATGAAGTAATTTTCCATGTAACAAATAAAAGCAAATGCCAAAGTAACTGGAAAATGAAAGCATATAATTTAGTGTCAAATGCAAGTCTTTGTAAGTGAAATTTTGATAAAAGTGAGGTTGCGTTTTGACGATAATTACACAAGTACAATTTCACTGTTGTACTATTGCACTGTATTAATAGTAACTTAAATATGAACATTAAAACACCATACAAATACTGCAATTGCTCACAGTTCATCAATATAGGTGACTTGTGTTGACTGACTGAAGTTTCGGGATGATGCCAAACTTTGACATCTCTGAGGTTCAGTATTGACTGGTTTAGTCATAAATTTTATAGCATAAATATAATGACCAAGAAATATCAAGAAAATTACAATGGGAACAAAATACAGCCCATATGTTATTCCAACAATAGCTTCTGTAGTAAATCCATTTGCAATTGCAATTATTTTCAGGGAGGCTATCAGTAGCAAAGTATGAAGGATTATTCCATCATATTTGTTAAGAATGTTCAGTTTGTAGGGCTGTAGCAAATGATGCAAAAGAGCAAtaaagacacacacacaaatgaacAGGTACTTTTCAATAAATGGATCAGAGAAATCAAAAACTGCAATAACAAGAATCACTTGTCTACTAATAAGATACCCAGAAGCAAGCCAACGGTACTCATCCTTGTAACTGccttgaaactgatccagtAGTGGCTTTATTCTTGAAAAGTCAATCTTATGATTTATGAATGGTTCTAGTAGTAGTATAAGAGGAAAGCCAAATCCTACCACCACCTCAAACAGTACGGCCATGATGACATAAGCTATATGACGACCAGTAAAAAACTTTATTCCCGGAGAAAGGTAAGCAAATACTCCATCCACATCAGTAAAGTAAACAGATCGAAGTAACTGCAGAGAAGTATTAACTATGGACACATATGCTAGTGTTAAAATAAGACAGATGGTAGGAATAGCTGCCTTGGCTATCAAAATAGCAAACCTCGATGAGTGTACTGCAAACTTGCTAAGTAGCCAAACAAAAAATAAAACTGCCATTGGGTGAGCAAAGTGTATGACATATTGATCGATTGTATCCATTCCTTGTACAAAACATACTCTAAAGAGAAATCCTGGATATAGCTTGAATATGGTACCACCAAACATTGGAAAAATTGAGCTTAAGTCATCAGAACGGCTTACAATTTCTCCTAACAAAATGTCCACTACACTGTAATAATAGATCATCCCATACAAATACCCTATGTTACATTTTATGTGGTGTAACCATAGCATTAAAACAAAAGTGGATACAATCACTATTACCCAGTAAACCATTACACCAATGATCACCAAGATTGTATACCCAGGATGACAATCATCAACATTGATACATTCAACAGAATCAAAAGGTATAGTATAGCCATCatcacaactaccacaagctGGTCCTGTTCTGTGTGAGTCACACTGGTCATCCTgaactgatggtaacacaaacCTTCCTGGACTAATTTCCCTGTGTCTAGACTTACAATATGTATAAGGACATCGTGATACAGTGGTAGTATTGTCCACCATACCAAACCAGTAATCTCTCTTGATAGTTGGTTCAGGTGAACATGAAACAATGCCATCAGTGGTATAGCATtcacactgcattgttaccttGTTATAAGTGTATCCTGAATGACAACCAGTTAATTCTACTACCAGATCAAAGTGTAAAGAAACACTAAACAGATGCAGCTTTAATGGTGGTCCATTTTGaataccagttatttttatgcCTCCAAACTTATCACTTATCAGAATAGGATTAGTTCCAGTGATCATATAGTTTGTACTGCCATTACTGGTGGTACAATTTTCTTCACAAGTTACAAAAAATATCACTGACTCAGCAGACTGGTTGTTATAACCCACAACCTGTGCTGGTATTTCTATCTCTTCACCAAGCATTATATCAGTAATGTAATAAGTTACACAATCCATATCAGTACATTTTGCTGGTTCTTCAAGTCTCACTTTGAATGGTTGAGTTGATATATCTTTGTCATGAACACTATCAAAACAAAAACTTTCTTTTGGAATGTAAAATGCAGAATTTAAATCAGATGAATTTTCAGTGGCAAGCAAGTCAGGACTACTATAATATATTGCATTACCTGCTGCTGAAGCACTGTTTTCTACAAAATCAAAGTAGCATAGTGAGTCATTAACAGCTTGAGGGGTTATCTCACTACATAACAGTTCACCATCAATCACTGGACAACCGTCAGCTTTCTGAACATTTCCATTGCAAATTTCATTACTGTTCTCATACGATAACCAATTACAATTTGGGGCATTTACATTAGGTGGCAAATCAATGTAGATTGCTCCTCCACGTACAAAAGCAAAATTTTGATGGAAGTTAAACCTAAAGTAGGAAATGTTTAGCAATACAAAggaatcacccaaaaacagacCAGCACCATTATTGACTGTGTTTGAATGAAAAGTGGTGTCACCCACACCAACAAGTAAAACATCATTCACACTAAGAGCTCCTCCAAGATTATTTTCAAAGATTGTTGATTTACCCAATAGCAGTATAGCAAGTTTCCTATCAAGAATGTCATTGTGTGGACGCTTTACAACTCGTACAATTGAAGTACCACCTGAATTACCTATGAAGCTGCTATTGTATATAGTTAACAAAAATGCATCACTGCTTCTCAAGTCACCGTATATGACAGTGCCAGAACTATCACCAATGTTACGATGGAATTGAGAATTCTGTACATAAAATCTAAAACCTTTACCAACTATGCCATTGATGTAAAGTCCACCTCCCTGACGTTCAAAATAATTTTGAGTGAAATTCAGTTCCCTTACATTTAAATTGTAGTGATCTTCGAACACTTGATATGTCAGTAGTCCACCTCTGTTTGTAATAGATGTTCCATTGTTACAAATGGCCTTAATGTCATATAGTGAAATGTTAACATTAGAAGAATGGAGCTCAAAGTAAAGCAGAGCACTTCCAATATTATTGTAGAAATCTGAATGCCCAACATATGCAGTACTTTGGGACTGTACATCCATCTCAAG
The Dysidea avara chromosome 7, odDysAvar1.4, whole genome shotgun sequence genome window above contains:
- the LOC136261672 gene encoding uncharacterized protein, with protein sequence MSAFALFLILFSLVSERPVSAREITVNTDGNDTEDCLEGDYPCSSLGYVLNHLQSNDCVNIASNSVPLTTIVELHSLNAITIRGQGNTIVMCNYTGGVSCNNCSNVVIEGITWDGCGDPKGDIYRNTSVLAGISFTKVTNLSIDSCILKKSKVRALYLHMVAGIINITGTQVINNANNGVIECIDVLSRLGCSVYNHSIAGGLYVDSAGEEASLYISGCVFSGNGHFGEVNNSTIDCECGATVDGAAIKVFHSNASVPVDITIDHTTFSYNGGYGGGAVKINSTNSPNVNFYNSDFLNNSVVQAYTNSSALMIQLNSSSSTTVTPILNISFCNFTNNSHGRNVIGLVIAGQTSHLAMANCIFVQNKMYQVSLLEMDVQSQSTAYVGHSDFYNNIGSALLYFELHSSNVNISLYDIKAICNNGTSITNRGGLLTYQVFEDHYNLNVRELNFTQNYFERQGGGLYINGIVGKGFRFYVQNSQFHRNIGDSSGTVIYGDLRSSDAFLLTIYNSSFIGNSGGTSIVRVVKRPHNDILDRKLAILLLGKSTIFENNLGGALSVNDVLLVGVGDTTFHSNTVNNGAGLFLGDSFVLLNISYFRFNFHQNFAFVRGGAIYIDLPPNVNAPNCNWLSYENSNEICNGNVQKADGCPVIDGELLCSEITPQAVNDSLCYFDFVENSASAAGNAIYYSSPDLLATENSSDLNSAFYIPKESFCFDSVHDKDISTQPFKVRLEEPAKCTDMDCVTYYITDIMLGEEIEIPAQVVGYNNQSAESVIFFVTCEENCTTSNGSTNYMITGTNPILISDKFGGIKITGIQNGPPLKLHLFSVSLHFDLVVELTGCHSGYTYNKVTMQCECYTTDGIVSCSPEPTIKRDYWFGMVDNTTTVSRCPYTYCKSRHREISPGRFVLPSVQDDQCDSHRTGPACGSCDDGYTIPFDSVECINVDDCHPGYTILVIIGVMVYWVIVIVSTFVLMLWLHHIKCNIGYLYGMIYYYSVVDILLGEIVSRSDDLSSIFPMFGGTIFKLYPGFLFRVCFVQGMDTIDQYVIHFAHPMAVLFFVWLLSKFAVHSSRFAILIAKAAIPTICLILTLAYVSIVNTSLQLLRSVYFTDVDGVFAYLSPGIKFFTGRHIAYVIMAVLFEVVVGFGFPLILLLEPFINHKIDFSRIKPLLDQFQGSYKDEYRWLASGYLISRQVILVIAVFDFSDPFIEKYLFICVCVFIALLHHLLQPYKLNILNKYDGIILHTLLLIASLKIIAIANGFTTEAIVGITYGLYFVPIVIFLIFLGHYIYAIKFMTKPVNTEPQRCQSLASSRNFSQSTQVTYIDELETVKEVEEDAQSTNSRFAHYRDSILLSIEIGDP